In one window of Phyllopteryx taeniolatus isolate TA_2022b chromosome 23, UOR_Ptae_1.2, whole genome shotgun sequence DNA:
- the LOC133472409 gene encoding uncharacterized protein LOC133472409 isoform X1 translates to MHHNPTPTFLGVTYDRQLTFIKHTETVARKMATRARAIRKLAHTDWGYDKATLRNTYIATARTVAEYAAPAWIPWISPTNLEKLEASQRYAARAITGLLKTTPSDAVLIESDLPSIKTRATQLAIYAYDKSLRVPDDNPRRLVAGRHPTRRTKKTDWRDHARDRWATVFVNAQGDQDPFPQLRAPWEEITAMTFAKAAEGRYQQPEDNYAATVSALNKDADVFQLTCFTDGSARTGNTAGGAGVLMIHRESGETWEQSLPAGSWTSSFQAEMIAIEAALKMATERCEPGTPIRLVTDSLSSHQRLQTMEHEFKLKTTTEASIRELLTTLEDKQVAVEVLWVPSHCGVPGNERADQLAAAGGGMEQGGAPRHFATAKAAIRRATRSHRIHADKRKNLYADNEDNTIFPRDQNLNRQEQVTISRLRSGHHPELRYWRKKMGLTESEECRLCGTGDAETAEHVLTKCPAMTALYPDGWTHKDLLTSPKEALNIWSEWLEAVSPDTA, encoded by the coding sequence ATGCACCACAATCCAACACCCACGTTCCTCGGAGTCACCTATGATCGTCAACTGACCTTCATCAAACACACCGAAACAGTCGCGCGCAAAATGGCGACCAGAGCTCGGGCAATCCGCAAACTAGCACACACTGACTGGGGCTATGACAAGGCAACCCTTCGGAACACCTACATTGCCACAGCCAGAACGGTAGCAGAATACGCGGCGCCAGCCTGGATTCCCTGGATATCCCCCACCAATCTGGAGAAACTTGAAGCCTCGCAAAGATATGCTGCTCGAGCCATAACTGGCCTTCTGAAGACGACGCCATCTGATGCAGTCCTCATTGAGAGTGATCTGCCGTCTATCAAAACACGAGCCACTCAGCTAGCAATCTACGCATACGACAAGTCTCTACGCGTTCCAGACGACAACCCGCGACGACTGGTGGCGGGGAGGCACCCGACAAGGCGAACTAAGAAGACCGACTGGCGCGACCACGCACGCGACAGATGGGCGACGGTGTTCGTCAATGCACAGGGTGACCAGGACCCTTTTCCCCAACTGAGAGCACCATGGGAAGAGATCACCGCCATGACCTTTGCCAAAGCGGCTGAAGGCAGATACCAGCAACCCGAAGACAACTACGCAGCCACCGTCAGCGCTCTCAACAAAGATGCAGACGTCTTCCAACTGACCTGCTTCACTGACGGCTCGGCGCGAACTGGTAATACTGCCGGAGGTGCCGGAGTCCTGATGATTCACAGGGAATCAGGGGAAACGTGGGAGCAAAGCCTACCAGCTGGAAGCTGGACCTCCTCCTTCCAAGCTGAGATGATTGCGATCGAAGCGGCGCTAAAGATGGCCACCGAAAGGTGTGAGCCAGGGACCCCAATCCGCTTGGTGACAGACAGCCTCTCCTCCCATCAGAGGCTGCAAACCATGGAACATGAGTTCAAATTGAAAACCACCACCGAGGCCTCAATCAGAGAACTCCTGACTACCCTCGAAGATAAACAAGTGGCGGTGGAAGTTCTATGGGTCCCAAGCCATTGCGGTGTCCCGGGCAATGAAAGAGCCGACCAACTAGCCGCTGCAGGAGGCGGCATGGAACAAGGCGGTGCACCACGACACTTCGCGACAGCAAAAGCTGCCATCCGGCGAGCGACACGAAGCCACCGCATCCACGCCGACAAACGAAAGAACCTCTACGCTGACAACGAAGACAACACGATCTTCCCCAGAGATCAAAACTTGAACCGGCAGGAACAAGTAACGATCAGTCGCCTCCGAAGCGGACACCATCCGGAGCTGCGCTACTGGAGGAAGAAGATGGGGCTGACGGAGTCAGAAGAATGTCGGCTATGCGGCACGGGCGACGCTGAGACGGCAGAACACGTCCTGACGAAATGTCCAGCTATGACTGCCCTCTACCCAGATGGCTGGACACACAAAGACCTCTTGACATCCCCTAAAGAGGCACTCAATATCTGGAGCGAATGGCTGGAGGCAGTGTCCCCCGACACTgcctaa